Within the Candidatus Hydrogenedentota bacterium genome, the region TCCCACGTGACCAGCGGGATCGTGTCGCCGGGAAGCTGCTGGATGAAATACCGTTTCATGGCGACGTTCTGCGGACGAAAATCAATGTTGTATTCCCACGGAAGTATCTCGATGGCAGGATTCACCCGGTGGCATTCCTCGGCAACGATACCGACAGCCCGGCTCCAGTTGCGCGCCCAGTCCTGCATGTACTCTTCGCTGGCGCCGTGCCCTCCTCCCCACTGCTTGTACCAGAAGCCCTCGGTGAGCAGAACGTAGCCCTGGATGTCGGGAAACTGTTGAAGGATGTCGCGCACCAGCTTGCGCAGACCCTCTTCGCTTTCCGGCGTCCCCATGTACTGATAAATGACCGGCGTATAGACCTTGATGCCAAAGCGGGCGGCGCGGTTGATGAGGTCCCGCATTCGGGCCGGGTCCTGATTGCGGATCCGGAACAGTATCCGCGCATAGAAATCCGTGGACGACTCGGCAGTGGTGCGGTCACCGTTCGGGTTTGCCAATGCCGAAGCGAAGATCGCGTCAAACCCGTCGTGGGCCAGACGCGAAAGCAGGGCGTCCGGAAACTCCATCCAGCCCATCCACGAATGCACCATGCGCGTGTCGTAGAGGCTGTGCCTCACCACATTCAGGTCCGCCGGCAGATAAGGAGCTTCGCGCAGGTTCATCCGGGCTTCGAGGTTGTACAGTCCGAACATCGTTCCCCGCTCGTCGTAGCCGCACACGGCCACCCGGTCAGGCGCTGCAATGATCACGTAGTCCTTGGGGCCCGTCAGCGCCCCGCCACAACCGGGCAACTGGTCCCGTGTTCCGGCTACGACGCACTGAGTCAGGCTCTGCCAGTCCTGCAGCGAATCCCGGCCCTCGATCTCCACTTGGATCCCCATCGAGGTCTTCATGTAATCCTGGAAATCCTGAACCGCGTTTTGAAGAACTTCCCCGCTTTGCTGGTTCCAAATGAGCCGCCACCCTTGACCGGGGAGTGCCATTTCGCCGGCCGCCGGGATGGCATCCGGGTCGCGCCGCGCCACATGCACCGGCCCTTCCGACAGCCGCTTATGATAGCTGTAGCGTTGCTCTGGAGGCAGAGCGCGCTCGACCTCGGCTGCAAAATCCTTCATCGTAACATCGGCTTGAGCAGCCGCTAAGAAGTGAAGCGACCAGCTCACGGACAAAAACAGACCCGCCATGACCCCATACCCCCTTGGCATGTCCCGACATTGGTTGCAGCCGACACCGCGCGGGCCTCGAACCGCGCCGTGCCGTCACTGAAATGAATTATTCCGCATGGCCACATGCTGGCCGCGGAATCCATCAGCAGTGATGACGCCATTGGACCAGAACTCGTCAGGGGACGTCAATTCAATGTGCATCACATTCCTGACCTGCGACAAATGAGCGCCTCAACACGGAAGCCTTACACTTTTTCTTTGGCAATTGATAAAATACGGCTCGGTCCGACACGGGAGCGCAAAAGGCAGCTTCACGCGCAAAACTCGAACGCACTTGCTGTCTATTGTAGAGCCCGCGCCGAAAACACGAGGTATGGGCAAGACATAGACCCTCAACGAAGCGGCGAAAAACATGGCTGCAGGCACGGTCTTGCCCCATCCCGGGGAGTAGAAGGCTATGAGCGGTTGTCTTCAGTGCGTCGTCTTGAGTGGGATTATTCTGGCTGCGATGAATGTCCCGGCTGCCGCCGTGGACGCAAAGCCTGCGGCGCGCAATACGGGACCCGCGGCGGGCGTCATGACGCCCATCGGTCTGGACCGGGTAAAGGCGGGAGGGGAGCTCGGACGGCGTATCGATATCACCGTCAACAACAACCTGCTGGCACTGGACACCGAAAACGCGTTCCTTGTTCCGTTTCGTCAACGGAACCAAGCTTCTGGATATATCGGACTGGGCAAGCTGATTGATGCCACGGTGCGGTTTGCCGCCTATACCGGGGACCCAAAGGTGCTGGCATTGAAGAACCGTCTTGTCTCGGAGGCGATCAAAACTCAGGAGCCTGACGGATACATCGGCATCCTTGTCCCGGAAAGCCGCCTGTGGGGCGTGTACGATATCCATGAGATGTCCTACCTCGTGTTGGGCTTGACCAACGACTACAAGTATTTTGGCGAGCAATCATCGCTTGTGGCAGCCCGGAAACTGGCCGATTTCATCATCGCGCGCTGGTCTGCCGAGCCGTCTCGAATCCCCGGACCGACCGGACAACGCCCCAACATGTACGGCGTAACCACGGGGCTTGACGGCGCCTTGCTGACGCTTTTCGAGCAGACGAACGATCAACGGTATCTGGATTTCTGCACCAGGTTCGAGCAGTACAAGTTGGGGGAATGGAATTCAACCATCAAGATGGACGAGCCCAACAAACCGTACAACATGGACGACGAACGGCACTGCTATATCTTCATGGCCCTGTGCGTGGCACAGTTGCAGTTGTACAACATTCAGCCTGACCCGCGGCTTTTGCAGCAGGCACAACAGGCCCTGGATTTCCTGACCCGGCGGGACGGATTGCTGATTTCGGGCTCGTGCAGTCTGAACGAGGCATGGCACGACAGCCAGGTGGGCAGCGGAAATGTGAGTGAAAGCTGCGCCACAGCCTACCTGACACGATTGATGGATCGCATGCTTCGGCTGACGGGCGAATCACGGTTCGGCAACATCATGGAACGGGCCGTCTACAATGCGTTGTTCGCCGCGCAATCCCCCGACGGCAGAAGCCTGCGCTATTTCTGCGCTCTCGAGGGCAACCGCACCTATTTCGAGCGCGACACGTTCTGTTGCCCCAATAATTTCCGGCGGATCATGGCTGAATTGCCCGGCATGATCTACTACTGCTCGAACGATGGCATCGCCGTGAACCTTTATACCGCATCCACGGCAACCATCGCTCGGGACAATGGCCGTAGTGTCACGATTCAACAAGAAACGGACTACCCCGCCTCGGGACTGGTCAAGATTGTCGTCACGCCGTCCCAAGAGATGGAGTTCGCCCTCAGGTTGCGCATTCCGGCCTGGTGCCCGAAAGCTAAGGTGGCCGTCAACAGCGAGACGCCTGTCGAAGTTTCCCCCGGCCAGGTTTTCTACGAAATCCGCCGTGTCTGGAAGCCGGCGGACTCCATTACGCTCGATATGCCTATGCCGTGGCGCTTGGTCCGCGGACGCAAATCGCTCGAGGGCCGGGCCGCGTTGATGCGCGGTCCTCTGGTCTACTGTATCGGGACCGCCAACAACTCAGAGTTGCTGCAGAAGTATGAGAGGCCCGGCGAACTCGTCCTGGACCCCGCGTCACTGGGCGCGCCGGTCTCCGACCCATCCTTCCGCCCCGGCGGGCTCAAAGTCCTGGCAAAGGCATGGCCGCCGGAAGCCGGGGCAACCGGGGCCGCGCAGCTCGACGTCGTGTTGACCGAGTTCATCGATCCCAGTGGCA harbors:
- a CDS encoding glycoside hydrolase family 127 protein encodes the protein MSGCLQCVVLSGIILAAMNVPAAAVDAKPAARNTGPAAGVMTPIGLDRVKAGGELGRRIDITVNNNLLALDTENAFLVPFRQRNQASGYIGLGKLIDATVRFAAYTGDPKVLALKNRLVSEAIKTQEPDGYIGILVPESRLWGVYDIHEMSYLVLGLTNDYKYFGEQSSLVAARKLADFIIARWSAEPSRIPGPTGQRPNMYGVTTGLDGALLTLFEQTNDQRYLDFCTRFEQYKLGEWNSTIKMDEPNKPYNMDDERHCYIFMALCVAQLQLYNIQPDPRLLQQAQQALDFLTRRDGLLISGSCSLNEAWHDSQVGSGNVSESCATAYLTRLMDRMLRLTGESRFGNIMERAVYNALFAAQSPDGRSLRYFCALEGNRTYFERDTFCCPNNFRRIMAELPGMIYYCSNDGIAVNLYTASTATIARDNGRSVTIQQETDYPASGLVKIVVTPSQEMEFALRLRIPAWCPKAKVAVNSETPVEVSPGQVFYEIRRVWKPADSITLDMPMPWRLVRGRKSLEGRAALMRGPLVYCIGTANNSELLQKYERPGELVLDPASLGAPVSDPSFRPGGLKVLAKAWPPEAGATGAAQLDVVLTEFIDPSGITTYFRLPDLATAVDDELINKTTGQ